GGGGGCGGATCTGGCGACCGGGGAAGGACAGCCATTGGGCATTTCGCTCTCGGCGGGAGGACCCTATCTGGGATTGATGACGGCCTCACGGACGTTCATGCGCAAGATTCCCGGGAGGCTCGTCGGGCAGACGGTCGACCAGGAAGGCCGAAGGGCGTATGTGCTCACGCTTCAGGCGCGTGAACAACATATCCGGCGTGAAAAAGCGAATTCGAACATCTGTTCGAACGAGACGCTTCTGTCCATTGCTGCGACGATCTACCTTTCCCTCCTGGGCCCCCGGGGGCTGTATGAGGCGGCCGCCGCTTCCCATCAGAATGCCATGACGCTGCGCAGAGGACTGGGAGAGATTCCGGGGATCCGTCTTCTCCATGAGGGCGTTCCCCATTTTCACGAGTTTGCCGTGGATCTCCCGATGGATGCCAGAACATTCAGCCATAATCTTCTCGAACGCGGGTACCTTGGAGGACTTCCTCTGTCGGGTCCGGGTAGAGGAGAAAACCGGATGCTGTGGTGTGCGACAGAAATCCGGACGGACGAGGAAATTCGGGGAGTCCTTGCGGCTGCAAAAGAAATTCTTGCGGGAGGAAACAGACGATGAACCCGGTGACGGGCGATGAAAAACAGAATAACCGACCGACCATGGAGCCGTCGATTTGGGAGATTTCCCGGCCGGGGGCCCGGGGAGTCCGGCCTGTCTCTCATCCGGTCGGGAAGACGGACTTGCCGGCCTCTCTCTGCCGCCAGGACCCCATGGGTCTCCCGGAGCTATCGGAACTGGAAACGGTTCGGCATTTTACCCGTCTGTCCCAGTTGTCCCGTGGCGTTGACACGCACTTCTACCCTCTCGGGTCCTGTACGATGAAATATAATCCGAAGGTGATGGACCGGGTTCCGGGTTTGACCGGCTTTCAGGACCTTCATCCGCTGACAGACGAAGAGGGGATGCAGGGATATCTCGAGGCGCTCTGGACATTCTCCGAACTGTTGAAAGAGGTCCTGGGAATGGACGAGGTCACCCTGGCTCCCGCCGCCGGGGCGCACGGAGAATTGACCGGTATTCTGCTGGCGAGAAAATATTTCGAGAAAAAAGGGGAACGATCCCGGACGGAAATTCTGGTTCCGGACTCGGCGCATGGAACCAATCCGGCCAGCGCTTCCATGGGAGGGTTCACTGTCCGGACCATCGTTTCAAAATCGTCGGGCCATATCGATCTGGAAGCTCTGACAGAGGCGTTGAGCGAGCGGACGGCACTCGTGATGCTCACCGCCCCGAGTACGCTGGGTCTTTTCGAGGAAGAACTGCCGGAAGTGGTGCGCCGCGTCAAGGCGGCCGGAGCCCTCCTCTATATGGACGGAGCGAACATGAACGCTTTCCTCGGTGTCCTGAGACCGGGGGATCTGGGATTCGACATTGTCCACATCAATACCCACAAGACGCTGGCAACCCCCCACGGGGGAGGTGGACCCGGTTCCGGTCCGGTGGGCGTTCGTTCCCATCTTGCTCCTTTTCTTCCCAATCCCCGGATTGTCCGCTCCGGAAAAACGTTTTCTGTCTCAGATCAGCCGGAATCGATCGGACGAATCCGCTCTTTTCATGGCTCGTCCGGGGTTTTGCTGAGAGCGCTCGCCTATATCCGGATGCTCGGTCAGGATGGGTTGCGCAGAGTGTCCCTCTATGCGCTTCTCAATGCGAACTACCTCCGGAAAAAGCTGGAAGGGCTTCTTCCGGGAACAGGCGAAGGACTCTGTACCCACGAGTTTGTCCTGTCCGCCCGCTCCCTGGAGAAAAAAGGCGTCCGGGCTGTTGATCTGGCAAAAGGCATTCTGGATGCGGGATATTACGCTCCCACCATCTATTTCCCCCTGATCGTCCCTGAAGCCCTCATGATTGAACCGACCGAATGCGAATCCCGTACAACGCTGGACAGGTTTGCCGAGGACCTGACCCGTCTTGTCCGTCTTGCCGAAACGAATCCGGAAAAACTTCTCCGGGCACCGGAGAAGACGCCTGTCTCCCGGCCGGATGAGGTGAAGGCTGCCCGGGACCCCGTCCTCGTGGACCCGGCGGCGGAGAAGCGCACATAGGGAGGATAGGATTGCCTGACGTTCGGATCGCATTTTTGCATGATCATTCAAGACGCGCGTCCGAGCAGATGGAGATCGATCGCCTCCTGCTCCAGAAACTGGGTTCCGGATGGCCGGGGTTGTTGAGGGTGTACCGGTTTTCCGGGCCTTGCGTGACGGTTGGAAGAACCTTCCGGCAAGATTTGCCCCGAGAATGGGGCATTTCTCCGGACGTCGCCGTCAGGCCGACCGGAGGAGGGGCCGTCCTGCACGGTGACGATCTCTGCTTCAGTGTCTTCCTGTCTCCCCGCCCGTCTGTTTCTCCCCGTTTTTTCTACCCCCTGTTTCACGACTGGATCCGTTCTTTTCTTTCAGAGCTGTCTGTCGAAGCGTCCATGCAATCGGGAGCGGCCTCCGCCTCCCATCCGGGACGACTCTGTTTCGAGGAACCGGTATGTGGAGATCTTCTGTGGAAATCCCGAAAAGTGATGGGAGGGGCTCTCCGGGTGACAGCAAAGGGACTTCTTTATCAGGGGAGCCTTCATCTCCCGGGTTATTCGGGAGACACGCTGGAAGAAGGTTTTGCAAGCTGGTACAGGAAGACCGGTGACTCCGCCCTGCGCGTTGCACTGGAAAGAGAGGGGGGCTTATGTCCCGCATGATCAAGATGGATTTGGATGGAGCTCCCGAGGGAAGCATCGTCATCCAGGATATCAAGGACTCCCTGGGACGCCTTCTGGTCAAGGCACCGCGCACACTGGATCCCGACCTGAAGAGAATTCTCCTGCTCCGGGGGGTTCGGGAGATCGTTGTGCAGGATGCGTCCGGAAAGAGCCGCGAAGACCTGGACCGGATGCTTGAAAAAGAGAAGGAGGCGGTGAAGAGACGCTTCTCGAAATGGCCGGATTCGCCGGAAAAAGACCATGTCGTGCGTCTTTTCCTCCAGGCTCTGGAAGAGTTTTCCGGAGAACAGAACATCAAGACCTCTTGAGAACAGGATCGTCCGGGCGGTCCAGGGAGAGTGAGAGATGACTGCCGACCTGAACGATATCTCCCGAAGACTGAAAAAATACTCCATGTTGCCGGTCGCGTCTCCTGTTGTGCGGGACACTCTCCAGACGCTTGCTTCCGAGACGGTCTCCTTTGCGGAGGTGGCGCGGGAAATCGAACGGGACCCGGATCTGGCCCTTCAGATTCTCAGGACCGCCAATTCGTTGACATCGAGTTTTACCGGCCGGATCCATTCTGTTTTACAGGCCGTCCGACTTCTGGGCTTCAAGACAGTCAAAGGAATCCTCCTTTCCGCTGTTTTGATGGACCGGTCGAAAGGCCACCCCGGGATTTCCGAACTTTGGTCCCATAGCCAGATGGTCAGTCTGATCGCCAAGATCATTGCCCGTCGTCAGGGATTCCCCTGGGAAGAGGAGGCCCAGACGGCCGGTCTGCTTCACGATATCGGCAAAGTGTTTTTTTATGAAGAGTTCCCGGAATATTATCAGGAAGTGTTCCAGGTCGGAGATTCGAAACAGTCGGAACCGGACTGGAGAAGTGAACGGGCGACATTCGGTGTGGATCATGCCTTTATCGGGAACCGTCTTCTCCAGACGTATGGCATGCCCGGCATTCTCTCCAATCCCGTTCTGTTTCTGCACGATCCTCCGGCGAATCTGCTTTTTCCCGAACTGACCCATGTCCTGATTGTGGCCGACCAGATGGCGACGGCAATGGGTTTCGGATGCCCCGAATTCGATTTTGTCGAGGAAATCCTGATGGAAGCGCTCGATCGGCTTGGGTTGGGGGATTCAGATTTGAGGGAATTTCTGGCGGAAGCCCACAGCCGTTCGCTTATGCTTGAAATCCTGTCTCTGTAAAGGAGGGAGGAGACATCCCCTGAAACGTTCAACAGCGAGGGATTGACGGATGTTTTCGCCAGACGAATTTGCCCTGCTGATCGAAGATCTCTCTCTTTTGCCGTCCATTTCCCCGACGACACGGAGACTGGTCAACCGGATGGACGAACCGGACGTGGCGCTGTCCGAAATCGCGTCCCTGATCGAGGAAGACCCCGGTCTTGCGTCCAGGGTGCTCAAGGTAGCCAATTCTCCTTTTTATCCCTATTCAGGGAAGGTGGCGAGTGTGCGGGAAGCCCTGATCCGTCTGGGCCTGGCATCCG
The sequence above is drawn from the Leptospirillum ferriphilum ML-04 genome and encodes:
- the gcvPB gene encoding aminomethyl-transferring glycine dehydrogenase subunit GcvPB, producing MNPVTGDEKQNNRPTMEPSIWEISRPGARGVRPVSHPVGKTDLPASLCRQDPMGLPELSELETVRHFTRLSQLSRGVDTHFYPLGSCTMKYNPKVMDRVPGLTGFQDLHPLTDEEGMQGYLEALWTFSELLKEVLGMDEVTLAPAAGAHGELTGILLARKYFEKKGERSRTEILVPDSAHGTNPASASMGGFTVRTIVSKSSGHIDLEALTEALSERTALVMLTAPSTLGLFEEELPEVVRRVKAAGALLYMDGANMNAFLGVLRPGDLGFDIVHINTHKTLATPHGGGGPGSGPVGVRSHLAPFLPNPRIVRSGKTFSVSDQPESIGRIRSFHGSSGVLLRALAYIRMLGQDGLRRVSLYALLNANYLRKKLEGLLPGTGEGLCTHEFVLSARSLEKKGVRAVDLAKGILDAGYYAPTIYFPLIVPEALMIEPTECESRTTLDRFAEDLTRLVRLAETNPEKLLRAPEKTPVSRPDEVKAARDPVLVDPAAEKRT
- a CDS encoding lipoate--protein ligase family protein, with the protein product MPDVRIAFLHDHSRRASEQMEIDRLLLQKLGSGWPGLLRVYRFSGPCVTVGRTFRQDLPREWGISPDVAVRPTGGGAVLHGDDLCFSVFLSPRPSVSPRFFYPLFHDWIRSFLSELSVEASMQSGAASASHPGRLCFEEPVCGDLLWKSRKVMGGALRVTAKGLLYQGSLHLPGYSGDTLEEGFASWYRKTGDSALRVALEREGGLCPA
- a CDS encoding HDOD domain-containing protein → MTADLNDISRRLKKYSMLPVASPVVRDTLQTLASETVSFAEVAREIERDPDLALQILRTANSLTSSFTGRIHSVLQAVRLLGFKTVKGILLSAVLMDRSKGHPGISELWSHSQMVSLIAKIIARRQGFPWEEEAQTAGLLHDIGKVFFYEEFPEYYQEVFQVGDSKQSEPDWRSERATFGVDHAFIGNRLLQTYGMPGILSNPVLFLHDPPANLLFPELTHVLIVADQMATAMGFGCPEFDFVEEILMEALDRLGLGDSDLREFLAEAHSRSLMLEILSL